The Prinia subflava isolate CZ2003 ecotype Zambia chromosome 5, Cam_Psub_1.2, whole genome shotgun sequence genome window below encodes:
- the RASSF10 gene encoding ras association domain-containing protein 10 — translation MEPEERKISVWICQEEKLISGLSRRTTCSDVVRVLLEDSYHRRQRPAPPEPAGGMLSGPPHSYCIVEKWRGFERILPNKTKILRLWVAWGDEQENVRFVLVRSEASLPNAGPRSAEARVVLSKERPGRGLGAARASLALTQERQRRVVRKAFRKLAKINKKRQQPLAREASAAERMETLVHLVLSQDHTIRQQIQRLRELDREIDRYEAKIHLDRMKRHGVNYVQDTYLVGTGGGEPEPGREPGQPAAGRPEDDYARKCEEVLQLQEQRAQQEELLEHLAAEIQEELNERWMKRRREELELAAGPGLADTDCDTTELSGGGGGGEGELHLEHERVKTQLSTSLYIGLKLSTDLEAVKTDLDCTQRAWEDKERELQRLLETLGTLDVAEAPAEARGAAGGGRPAPGGWVEQARALRKDRADNDEDSDTGLSSMHSQDSDSLPVCESLV, via the coding sequence ATGGAGCCCGAGGAGAGGAAGATCTCGGTGTGGATCTGCCAGGAGGAGAAGCTGATCTCCGGGCTCTCCCGGCGGACCACCTGCTCGGACGTGGTGCgggtgctgctggaggacaGCTACCAccggcggcagcgcccggcgcCGCCCGAGCCCGCCGGCGGGATGCTGTCGGGGCCGCCGCACTCCTACTGCATCGTGGAGAAGTGGCGCGGCTTCGAGAGGATCCTGCCCAACAAGACGAAGATCCTGCGGCTCTGGGTGGCGTGGGGGGACGAGCAGGAGAACGTGCGCTTCGTGCTGGTGCGCAGCGAGGCTTCGCTGCCCAACGCGGggccgcgcagcgccgaggcgcGGGTGGTGCTGAGCAAGGAGCGCCCCGGCCGCGGCCTGGGGGCGGCCCGAGCCAGCCTGGCGCTCACGCAGGAGCGGCAGCGGCGGGTGGTGCGGAAAGCCTTCCGCAAACTGGCCAAGATCAACAAGAAGCGGCAGCAGCCGCTGGCCCGGGAGGCCTCGGCGGCGGAGAGGATGGAGACGCTGGTGCACCTGGTGCTCTCGCAGGACCACACCATCCGACAGCAGATCCAGCGGCTCCGCGAGCTGGACCGCGAGATCGACAGGTACGAGGCTAAGATCCACCTGGACCGCATGAAGCGGCACGGCGTCAACTACGTGCAGGACACCTACCTGGTGGGCACGGGCGGCGGCGAGCccgagccgggccgggagcCGGGCCAgcccgccgccggccgccccgAGGACGACTACGCCAGGAAGTGCgaggaggtgctgcagctgcaggagcagcgggcgcagcaggaggagctgctggagcacctGGCCGCCGAGATCCAGGAGGAGCTCAACGAGCGCTGGATGAagcggcggcgggaggagctggagctggcggcggggcccgggctGGCCGACACGGACTGCGACACCACGGAGctgagcggcggcggcggcggcggcgagggCGAGCTGCACCTGGAGCACGAGCGGGTCAAGACCCAGCTGAGCACCAGCCTCTACATCGGCCTCAAGCTGAGCACGGACCTGGAGGCCGTCAAGACCGACCTGGACTGCACGCAGCGGGCGTGGGAGGACAAGGAGCGGGAGCTGCAGCGCCTGCTGGAGACGCTGGGCACCCTGGACGTGGCGGAGGCGCCGGCGGAGGcgcgcggggcggcgggcggggggcggccggCCCCGGGCGGCTGGGTGGAGCAGGCGAGGGCGCTGCGCAAGGACCGCGCCGACAACGACGAGGACTCGGACACGGGGCTGAGCTCCATGCACAGCCAGGACTCGGACTCGCTGCCCGTGTGCGAGTCCCTCGTGTAG